The genomic stretch TGTACATATTTTTTCAGCCATGGAACCATGTGCCTCTTACAGGCCGTGGCATGACAAAAAACACATAAAACTTTTCTGAAGTTTACTCAGGGTAAATGTCTGCACTATTATTTTTACCTGATTGATGAAGACCTTGGCCTTTGTTATGTCAGGGTGCCGACTTGGTGTCCTTTTCGGTTACAAATATATTTTAATGGTCACAATTATCTTGCATCAGCACTTGAAAAGCACTCAGTTAAACATTCTCAAGTTGATAATATGTTTATCAATTTAGAATCGTTTGAATATGCGCAAGAAATAAATAATCAACTGACTGTAGATGTTATTCATGAGAAGCTGAACATATTCGCGGATAAATTTTGTCCTGTTATAAAAAAACTTGAGCAGCATTATCACTGGAGCATTATGCAGGCCGAATATGCCACCGATATAGTTTTCAAAAGACAGCAGGATTTAAAACATATATACGATAATCTGATAAGGACGGCAATTCATACGGTAAAACCGGACAATATAGCGACATTTTTCGGAAAAAAGTTACACGGTAATTATCAGGGGCAAATGGGCAACAATTTCAACACCAGAATTGAAGGTACCAGAGTAAAACATTCAATGGGTCCTGTTTCTGTTAAAATGTATGACAAGCATGGTTTAGTCCTCCGTATTGAAACTACGGTTAATGATGTTTCCTTTTTTAAACACTACCGCAAGGTAGAACATCGAGATGGTACAGAATCTCAAAAATTGGCTCCTATGAAGAAAGGGATTTACAGCTTATCCCCATTACGAGATTTAATGTGTGCCGCTAACCAACGATACCTACAGTTTATATCAGCCATAGACGACAGGAAAGTCGGCGTGAAAAATTTAAATAAACTCACAAAAAGGATAGTGAATAATGATCGTCCCTATAAAGGGTTCAGCTTTTTCTCAGATGATGACCAAAAATTGTTTGAGATTATAGCCAGAGGCGAATTCACCATCAGCGGATTCCAAAATAAAAATATCCGTCAGTATTGGGATGGCAAAAACTCAGGCCAAATATCTCGCCTTTTTAAACGGCTTCATGTGCATGGGCTGATAAAAAAAATTGCTCACACATACAAATATTATCTTTCAAAGTTTGGACAGCAAGTTATAACCATGGGGCTGAAACTTAAAGAAATGGTAATTATCCCGAGCCTTGCTGCACGGGCTTTGTAGAAAAGTCTTGCCATAAAAAACACGAAAATAATAATTAAGATACTAAGATGCTTTGTCCGTCATCCAGATTTTTCGAAGCATACCAAAACCATTTTCTGTTAAGGGCTTGGATTGCCTTATTCAGGCTCCCGGTTTTTGCACATTGCTCGATATGAAATTGCGGGTGAACATAACGTCGTTTTAGCAGGGGCTCCAGTTCGCTGAAGCTTGCTCCCTGAAAATATTTGACCAGGACTTCGGTGCTTGCCTCTGCTGCCAAGGCGCAGGAAAGTTTATAGGATAACCTTACTGCATCATTCGTTTTATCATGGTCCTTGGCCAGTAAAGCATGGTGGGGCAGGGTGATCTCACCTTTTTGTTCCGCCGCTGTGATTTTTTTGCGCAAATGGTTTTCAATGGTGTGCTGATGAAAGAGCAGTTCACCGGCCTTGCGATACCCCTGAAGGGCTTGCACCTGATTCAAGGTAGCATCCTTGAGCAGGAGATAGGTGTCAATGATATATTTTTCTTTTTTAAAAATGTCTTGAACAGCCGGGGTCACCAGATAGTCCAGAAAGAAATGGGCAACCGCCGTTTTTATTTTATCTACCTGATCAGTAACAGCTTGGTAAGTCTCAAAAGGTTCCTTGGTTTTCCGCACAATATCAATGTCCGAGAAGGTGCCGAAGAGGATGCGATAGAGGCTTTCTTGGTTTTTTTTGCTGTCGTCTTTCTCTTTTCCTTCCGTGTCAGTATGCGTTTCTTCCTCATCGTGTCCGTGGATGTTGTCAATAGCAAGGTGGAGCAGGGTATGCACGGTATCAATGGGGTCAAATCGCCCTGTGACGACCGGGGTTTTTTCTCCCTTGCCGTGCTTATCGCTAGGGTGTTCTTTGCAGAGAACAAAGGCGTTAAAGGTGCCCACCTGGGTTTCAGTAACCAGATGGTGAATTCTCCTGTTCCAGTAATCATCATCCAGTAGTTTTTCCTCTGCCATGCAGATCAGCAACAGGTCAGTATAATTACTGTGGGCATAAAAATCTTGAAGGGTATGAATACCGTGACCTAGAATCTTTAAGGCCTTATAATCACTCAGTCGGTTTTGGCGGGTGACTGCGCTGTCCGCATCTTGGGTTGTCTCAAAGGCTTTTTTTATCCAGTCCTCCACCGCGTATGCAAGCGATTCCTTTACCGTGGTCGTCATAAAGCCTCGTTCCTCATGCCCCTTCAGCTCCAGTTCTTCCCGATTATCCAGTACCCGGTTATTTTCTTTAATAATATATTGGTCTGTTACGTCAAAATGATCCAAAGGGTAATAGGCCCCGATCTCTTCAGCCTTGCCAGGTGTTACAGCAGGAATGCCTGTCTCGTCAGCGGGAATATCCATGGGCAGATATTCCGGCATCTCGCCCATCTTTTGGCTGAATGTCCATGCCTCTTCTGCGGATCTCCATTCTTCTGACCACAAGGCGGCAAAGAGGTTTTCCCATGTTTTTTTGAAGCCGGTGCTTTGAAGAATGAAGTCGGGGAGAACATAGGCTCCGTCTTTTCTGCTTTGATAATAATCGGTCTGTTCCTTTTTTTCGGACCGAGCAGTAATTTCCAGTTTGCTTTCTTTGCGATCAATGTATTTTTTGAACCACTCGTCCTGATGAAATATTGAGTGGAGCTTTTTCAGAAAGGTAAGCCAGTACCGGGTAGGGCTCGGTTTTTTGCTGCTCGGAAGAAAGGTAAAAAAGGCTGTGGCTTGGCTCATGTCTGTCAGCCAGTTGCCCATCCAGAGGGGATAAAATGTTTTTCGGTACTCAGCATTGTCCTGAAGCTCCGGGATGTGATCATGACAGCGTTTGAAACCGCAGTAGGTGATGGCTCTATGTTTATCAAGATTCATAATGACGAGTTCCTTATCACCGGGCAGATTAGAGAGGGTATTGAACTGTTCATGAAATTACAGTTGTACAAAACTGTATGTAGTGATTGTCCTGCATTGGTTTCAAGGAATCAAGGTCGACTTGAAGGATGGACCACATCTCTGTATCTCCTTACTTGAGGTTGAATGATAAAGGTTTGTCATTGCGTGTGCAGCTTGTTCGGGGCCAGGCAGGAAAAACAACAACAGGGCAGTAAATAAGTACGGCACAGGCATCTCCTGAATCTGGGGAAGAGATAATGCACTGTAATCATAGCATGGAGGCGGAAAGGCGGCGATCTTTTTTGTCCTTTTCCCCGCAGTGCGGCATCAGGAAGGGTATTTGCGTTGAGAGATAATATTTGACATCCATCGGATACACTGTAGAATTCCCGTGTCGTTTACAGTCGTACTACCGTTTAAGGCGGTAGGGCTGTTGTTCTTCCCTCTGTCCCCGTCAGCGTGTATACGGATACTTCTGTGCAAGTGAAGCACAATGATTGTATGGATAGGAGGTGAGTCGTTCCAGGAAGCACAACATGCTCTTTCTGAGCAAAAAATATGAAACTGGCTGATACTGATTCGAAATTAGGGCGTAAACTGGAAACATGGGTTGTTAGTGAAAAAAAGGAAAAAAAGAAGCCGAGGCTGAAAGGAAGATTAGAGAAATGGCTGACTGACGAAGAAAAAAAAGAGCAGTTCTATGTTGTGGGAGAAAAAACAGGGGTGCGTCGTAAAATCTTGATGGCGACAAGTCAGCGAGCAATCTTGTTTGAGAATAATTTGTTCGGCAAGCTTAAAGATACCAGCGATAAGGTGTGGAATCAATTCATTTCTGTCCATCTTACAGAAGGGGTCTTGTCTTCTTCGTTGGAGTTATGCTTTTTTCCTTACCATGATTCAAACAATCATCTTGAGGCCGTTGACTGGACACTCTCTGGGTTGGATAAGGCAAAGGCAAGAGAATTTTATGCGTATCTGAAGGAGAGGGAGATGTCTTTAAAGGAGATCCGCCGAAGTAAGTAGGCGGTATAGCCAGCAGGGAAAAAGTAGTTCTGTTAAGAAAAAAGAGCTCTGGGTAGGGCGCATGCAAGCAGGGGTGATCCTGTTCGAGCGATGACATCAGGAAGAGAAAAAGAATGAAATATATAAGCACCAGGGGCGGGATAGAGCCCATTGCATTTGATCAGGCAGTTATGATGGGCCTTGCGCGGGACGGGGGCTTGCTGCTCCCGGAAACCTTGCCCGCAGTGTCGGCACAGAAACTGGATGCCTGGCAGAATCTTCATTATAAGAATCTTGCCCTGGAGGTGTTGGATCTGTTCACCGGCGATATGCCGCGTCTTGATCTGGATGATTTGGTTGAGCGGTCCTACAGTTCCTTCCGCCATCCTCAGGTCACTCCGGTGCGTAAGACCGGTGATCTCTATATCATGGAGCTCTTCCACGGCCCGACGTTGGCCTTTAAGGACGTGGCCTTGCAGCTGCTCGGCAACCTGTTTGAGTATGAGCTGAAAAAGAGCGGCGGCTTCATGAATATCATCGGGGCCACTTCCGGCGATACCGGCAGTGCAGCCATCTACGGGGTTCGGGGGAAAAAAGGGATCAATATCTTTATCCTCCATCCGCACGGGCGTACCAGCCCGATCCAGGCCCTCCAGATGACCACGGTCACGGATGCCAATGTCTTTAATCTTGCCGTCAACGGCACTTTTGATGATGCTCAGGCCATAGTTAAAGAGCTGTTCAGTGATCTGGAATTCAAGGATCAATATCAGCTGGGTGCAATCAACTCCATTAACTGGGCTCGGGTCCTGGCTCAGGTGGTCTACTATGTCTTTGCCTTTCTCAAATTGCGCAAACAGGGCTTTGACTCGGTGGATTTTTCTGTGCCCACAGGGAATTTCGGCGATATCTTTGCTGGTTATGTGGCTAAGAAGCTGCTGCCGGAAGGCTGCATCAACCGCTTGATCCTGGCCACCAATTCCAATGATATTCTAACCCGCTTTGTCAATAACGGCGATTATTCCATTGCCGGAGAGGTGACCCCGACCTTCAGTCCGTCTATGGATATCCAGATCGCCTCCAATTTTGAGCGCTATCTCTATTATCTGCATGATCAGGATGGTGCTAAGGTCAAGGCGGATATGGAGACTTTTGCCGCCACCGGGCGTATGGATCTTTCCGCCTTTGGGGAACAGGCTGGCCGTGACTTTTCCTCCTATTCTGTGTCTGAGGAAGAGACCATCGCCACGATCCGCCAATGCTATCAGGACCATAATTATCTGCTTGATCCCCATACGGCAATCGGTGTCCGGGCCGCGCAGGAGCTTAAGGAAGATCGGCCTGTGGTCTGTCTTGCCACGGCTCATCCGGCGAAATTCGGCGAGGCGGTGCAAAAGGCCACCGGTAATGAGGTGGAACTGCCGCCCGCCTTGGCCGGGTTAGCAGGGAAGGAGAGTCGTTGTGAGATCCTGGATGCGGATATTGCCTTGATTCGGGAATATGTGGAGAAGAATGCGTTGGAGGGAGAAATTTAAATCAACTCTAAAGTGATCGGTATGAACAGACAAAGAATGCGGAATATTTTTTTGGCAATGATGTTGTCGGCCTGTGTAACTGGTGATGGATATTCGGCTGAAGATTCGAGGATGATGACGCAGCAGTCCCTTGTAGAGAAGTCGCTGCTGAAGTCAGAGCAGCTCTACTTAAAAGCAAGAAGTATCGCTTTTGATTTACAGGCAAAAGTTAAGTCCTTGACTCTGGAGAAGGAGGGTCTGTCAGAAGAGATTAATCGATTAAAACAGGAGGTTGATAAGTTAAGGAGTGAAAATGATAAGCTGCGTAACGAGTGCTTCTCTCCTGAAAAGGAAAAGGCCGGTAATCTGAAACTGGAGATACTGGAAAAAAAGGTTGATAGGCTTGATCGGAAGATTAACTTGAACCCTTCGGAAGGGGAATAATATGCAAGATTTAATTGATCAGTTAGAATCATTACCCGTTTCATCGGTTTCAGAGGTTCATTCTCTTAACGACAGTATCAAGTTTTTCACGCAGCCGGTAGTTTGGTCAAGCACAATGTTATTTCTGATATCATGGATAGTATTTTCACTTCTGAGCAAAAATATCAGGGAAACCGATCATCATCCTTATGATCTTTTAATCACATTCGGCATTCCTTTTATAGTGTTGTGCTCAGTTTTTGCCGTTGTTCTGGCTCCGACGAAAGATTCCATTACTCCTATTGTCGGTCTGCTGGGTACAGTTGCAGGTTATTTGCTTGGAAGGAATGATAATACGAGGAGAACTAAGGAATATAAGGATACGTCAAATGATCGAACAGCTGAGTAGTCTGGCCGGCAGGGAATGATTCGTGCCGGTGATATTCTTCCGGGAATGTTGCCGACCGTTTTCAAGGAAGCCGCAGAGGTGGTTTACGAATCGTCCGTCTTCCTTTTGTTTCCTCACCATCTGCTTCAGGTGATTGCTTCGACTCTTTTATACGGAATCAGGACACGGCCTGTTCTGACGCACCGTTCTCCTGATTTTCTTCAAAGAGCAGTACCCCCAGAGCAACACCGCTGATCACCGAATAGGTCGGGCCGATAAACCAGCCGATAATCGGGATCATGGTGAGGAGTAGACCAGCTGCGCCGAAAAAAAACATCTCGCCCTTTTTGCTCCACAATAGGGCAAAGGTCTGTTTCGGGGCCATGCCGCGACGGTCCAGGTAGGGATCGACAAAAGCGGCGCTGCTCAGGAACATCTGGAAGAAAAAGACCACGGCAGCGGATAGAAGCGCACCTATAACCGGGAGAGCAGACAGCGCGAACCCGGCAATAACGACCAGCACGGACGCCAGCACTGTGACCAGCAGGATCAGGGACAGCCGTATCAACGAGGCCGGGATGCTTTGTCCGGTGGGAGTGGGTTTGCCGGTAAGAATGCATTCCGCCTCTTCAGAGATGAGGTCAAGAAAAGGGGTGAAGACCAGCAGCACAAGGCTGCGGAAGAGGATATACAATGGTCCCGCCGCCACAACGCTCAGGGCGATCCAGACTGCAAAGCCGATCCATTCGGTCCAGGTTTGCTCCGGGAAGAGCAGGTGCTGGAGATAATCGGACAGACCCCAGCCCAGCGCAAAGAAGCCTGCTATGGAAAGCGGAACCAGCAGGACGGAGATGGCGATGGGGAGGCGGAGTCTTTTCCACTGGCCGTGTTTCCAGAGGACTTCGTGGCCGACTTTAAAGGCTTTTATGGTTTTTTTCATGGTGATCTCGGTTTATTGCGTATGGTTCGAAGTGTTGTTGCGTTGTTGCGGACATGAAGGGGTGGTTCGCGAACTGCCCATACAGCGTTCTTAGCGTCAATTTTTTCGTGTATTAATGAGGTGGCTCGCCCGTACCTGCTCGATTTCCCTGTTGACATAGGAAGATATGCGTCGTAAGTTGGTCGATGCAAATATTTTTCCGATCACTTCGTTCGACTCTCGATAAAGGAGCAGGGCCGGGTTATTCGGAGTCACTACGGTCACTTCCAATTAATCAGTAGGAGGAGCTTCATGAAAACGAAAATTAGGTTTACTTTGACGGCTGTTGCTTTCTTTTTTTCTCTCTGTCTTGTTCATCTGAGTGTGGCTGCAAACTATCCTGCCCCCAAGTATCAGGGCTACAGTCTTGACTGGTGCAAGACCTTTGAACACGAATGCGGAAAGCCTGCGGCTGATGCCTTCTGTCAGAACCAGGGCCATCACTCTGCCTTGGATTTTTCCAAGAAAAGCAGTATGCAGGTCGAAACCATGACCATTCAGGATCATGCTATCTGTAATCCGCAACACCATCGCTGCGACTCGTTTAACTTTATCAAGTGCAAAGAAAAAGTTGCTGTGTTTAAAAGGCCGGAATATCGAGGCTATCGTCTTGACTGGTGCAGGGACTTTGGACGCGAGTGCGGAAAGCCCGCAGCCGATGCCTTCTGTCAACGCAAAGGGTTCAGCAATGCTCTGAATTTTGTAAAAGCTACCGGAGTGAATGTTGCGACTATGGTTATTTCAAATAACGCCATCTGTAATCCGGCCCATCATCATTGTGACAGCTTCAAGGTTATTCGCTGTCAGTAAGGAAACGCTGCTGAGGGCTTTGGGAGTCGGGGCTTGACAGGCTAGGTTTGCTTGAGTAACAACGAAATAGGGGGGACTTCCCTGCTCGTTTGATTTTATTGTCCTCAATCAGGCCTACGCGACTAACTGCCGAACTGATCACCCTTTAAACCTTCAATCTCCTCCAGTGTCAGTCCGGTCATTGCCGCAATCTTTTCGATATCAAGCAGGCCGGATTGCAGGAGGTTGGCTGCAATTGCTTTTTTCTCCTTTCTTGCTTTCTCCTTCCCCTTCAGTATCCCGATTTTCCAGGTGGACTCGACCATGCTGGCTTGATAGTGCAGATCATCCTGATACCGGGTGTATGCCCGGCGCTCTTCATCGGAAAGCTTCATGATGTCCAGCTCCTGCGTGTGGCTATTTTCGTTCTTTTCGTAACAGGAAATCAAACACCGCATTAAG from Candidatus Electrothrix communis encodes the following:
- a CDS encoding EI24 domain-containing protein, whose protein sequence is MKKTIKAFKVGHEVLWKHGQWKRLRLPIAISVLLVPLSIAGFFALGWGLSDYLQHLLFPEQTWTEWIGFAVWIALSVVAAGPLYILFRSLVLLVFTPFLDLISEEAECILTGKPTPTGQSIPASLIRLSLILLVTVLASVLVVIAGFALSALPVIGALLSAAVVFFFQMFLSSAAFVDPYLDRRGMAPKQTFALLWSKKGEMFFFGAAGLLLTMIPIIGWFIGPTYSVISGVALGVLLFEENQENGASEQAVS
- the thrC gene encoding threonine synthase — encoded protein: MKYISTRGGIEPIAFDQAVMMGLARDGGLLLPETLPAVSAQKLDAWQNLHYKNLALEVLDLFTGDMPRLDLDDLVERSYSSFRHPQVTPVRKTGDLYIMELFHGPTLAFKDVALQLLGNLFEYELKKSGGFMNIIGATSGDTGSAAIYGVRGKKGINIFILHPHGRTSPIQALQMTTVTDANVFNLAVNGTFDDAQAIVKELFSDLEFKDQYQLGAINSINWARVLAQVVYYVFAFLKLRKQGFDSVDFSVPTGNFGDIFAGYVAKKLLPEGCINRLILATNSNDILTRFVNNGDYSIAGEVTPTFSPSMDIQIASNFERYLYYLHDQDGAKVKADMETFAATGRMDLSAFGEQAGRDFSSYSVSEEETIATIRQCYQDHNYLLDPHTAIGVRAAQELKEDRPVVCLATAHPAKFGEAVQKATGNEVELPPALAGLAGKESRCEILDADIALIREYVEKNALEGEI